One window of the Pedobacter ginsengisoli genome contains the following:
- the dnaK gene encoding molecular chaperone DnaK has product MSKIIGIDLGTTNSCVAVMEGNEPVVIANSEGKRTTPSIVAFAENGERKVGEPAKRQAITNPTKTISSIKRFMGSSFAEVSKEISRMPYKVVKGDNNTPRVEIDDRKYTPQEISAMVLQKMKKTAEDFLGQEVTEAVITVPAYFNDAQRQATKEAGEIAGLTVKRIINEPTAAALAYGLDKAHKDMKIVVFDCGGGTHDVSVLELGDGVFEVKSTDGDTHLGGDDFDHIIIEWLAEEFKNENGMDLHQDPMALQRLKEAAEKAKIELSSTTSTEINLPYITADATGPKHLVRTLTRAKFEQLASDLIKRTIDPCKSALKNAGLKTSDIDEIILVGGSTRIPAIQDAVKAFFGKEPSKGVNPDEVVAIGAAIQGGVLTGEVKDVLLLDVTPLSLGIETMGGVMTKLIEANTTIPSKKAETFSTAADNQPSVEIHILQGERPMAAQNRTIGRFILDGIPPAPRGVPQVEVAFDIDANGILHVSAKDKATGKEQKIRIEASSGLTDEEIKRMKDEAEKNAEADKAAKEEAEKINGADALIFSTEKQLKEFGDKLSADKKAPIEEGLKKLKDAHAARNFADIDTAQAELQNAWNAASEEMYKSGQDGAQPEGGAQDGAQAADGGDNVTDVDFEEVKDDKK; this is encoded by the coding sequence ATGTCAAAAATTATTGGTATAGACTTAGGAACAACAAACTCTTGCGTAGCCGTAATGGAAGGTAACGAACCTGTAGTTATAGCCAACAGCGAGGGTAAACGTACTACGCCTTCCATTGTTGCCTTTGCAGAAAATGGAGAACGTAAAGTAGGTGAGCCTGCGAAGCGTCAGGCAATTACTAACCCAACAAAAACAATTTCTTCAATTAAGCGCTTTATGGGAAGCAGCTTTGCTGAAGTTTCTAAAGAAATATCCCGCATGCCTTATAAGGTAGTGAAGGGTGATAATAATACACCAAGGGTTGAAATTGACGACCGTAAATATACACCACAAGAGATTTCTGCAATGGTTTTGCAGAAAATGAAAAAAACTGCAGAAGATTTCTTAGGCCAGGAAGTAACAGAAGCCGTTATTACTGTGCCAGCTTATTTTAATGACGCTCAGCGCCAGGCAACAAAAGAAGCTGGAGAAATTGCAGGATTAACTGTTAAACGTATCATTAACGAGCCAACTGCAGCTGCTTTAGCTTATGGATTGGATAAAGCACACAAGGATATGAAAATTGTTGTGTTTGACTGTGGTGGTGGTACTCATGACGTTTCTGTATTAGAATTAGGTGATGGTGTATTTGAAGTAAAATCAACTGACGGTGATACTCACCTTGGTGGTGATGACTTTGACCATATCATTATTGAGTGGTTAGCTGAGGAGTTTAAAAATGAGAACGGCATGGATCTTCATCAGGATCCAATGGCATTGCAACGTCTTAAAGAAGCTGCTGAAAAAGCTAAAATTGAGCTTTCGAGTACAACTTCGACTGAGATTAACTTGCCATATATCACTGCTGATGCAACAGGTCCAAAACACTTGGTAAGAACTTTAACCCGTGCTAAATTTGAGCAATTAGCTAGTGATTTAATTAAACGTACAATTGACCCTTGTAAATCAGCTTTGAAAAATGCAGGTTTAAAAACAAGTGATATTGATGAGATTATACTTGTTGGTGGTTCTACACGTATTCCTGCTATTCAGGATGCAGTAAAAGCTTTCTTTGGTAAAGAACCATCTAAAGGTGTTAACCCTGATGAGGTGGTAGCTATTGGTGCTGCAATTCAAGGTGGTGTTTTAACCGGAGAAGTTAAAGATGTATTGTTATTAGATGTAACCCCTCTTTCTTTAGGTATCGAGACTATGGGTGGTGTAATGACGAAGTTAATTGAAGCTAACACAACCATACCTTCTAAAAAAGCAGAAACTTTTTCTACTGCAGCTGATAATCAGCCTTCAGTTGAAATCCACATTTTACAAGGAGAGCGCCCTATGGCGGCTCAAAACCGTACAATTGGGCGCTTTATATTAGATGGTATTCCACCAGCACCTCGTGGAGTTCCTCAAGTTGAAGTAGCATTTGATATTGATGCAAATGGTATTTTGCATGTAAGTGCTAAAGATAAAGCAACTGGTAAAGAGCAGAAAATCCGTATCGAAGCTTCTTCAGGTTTAACTGATGAAGAGATTAAAAGAATGAAAGATGAGGCCGAGAAAAATGCAGAAGCTGATAAAGCTGCTAAAGAAGAAGCAGAAAAAATCAACGGTGCTGATGCTTTAATCTTCTCAACTGAGAAACAATTAAAAGAATTCGGTGATAAATTATCGGCTGATAAAAAAGCACCTATTGAAGAAGGTTTGAAAAAACTTAAAGATGCACATGCTGCGAGAAACTTTGCTGATATTGATACAGCACAAGCTGAATTGCAAAATGCATGGAATGCAGCTTCAGAGGAAATGTATAAATCAGGACAGGATGGTGCACAACCTGAAGGCGGTGCTCAGGATGGAGCTCAGGCAGCTGATGGTGGCGATAACGTTACTGATGTTGATTTTGAAGAAGTAAAAGACGATAAGAAATAG
- the rplQ gene encoding 50S ribosomal protein L17: MRHGKKVNHLGRTDSHRKAMLANMASSLIKHKRISTTLAKAKALRTYVEPLITKSKSDTTHSRRIVFGYLQDKETVTELFRDVAAKVANRPGGYTRIIKLNNRLGDNAEMALIELVDYNEVYGKEAEAAEKKTTRRGRSKAKKSDAPAAKTEEVKAEEVVEEAPAAEEAKEDKGE; the protein is encoded by the coding sequence ATGAGACACGGTAAAAAAGTAAATCACTTAGGAAGAACAGATTCACATCGTAAGGCGATGCTGGCTAATATGGCTTCATCGTTAATTAAACATAAGAGAATCTCTACAACATTAGCAAAAGCAAAAGCTTTGCGTACGTATGTGGAGCCTCTTATCACTAAATCAAAATCTGATACAACACACTCTCGTCGTATTGTTTTCGGTTACTTACAAGATAAAGAAACTGTTACTGAATTATTCCGTGATGTTGCTGCAAAAGTTGCTAACCGTCCAGGTGGTTACACCAGGATCATTAAGTTAAACAATCGTTTAGGTGATAATGCTGAAATGGCATTAATCGAATTAGTTGACTATAACGAAGTTTACGGTAAAGAAGCAGAAGCAGCTGAGAAGAAAACTACTCGTCGTGGTAGAAGCAAAGCTAAAAAATCTGACGCTCCTGCAGCAAAAACCGAAGAAGTTAAAGCTGAAGAGGTTGTTGAAGAAGCTCCTGCTGCTGAAGAAGCAAAAGAAGATAAAGGAGAATAA
- a CDS encoding class I SAM-dependent methyltransferase, with translation MSNQLNIQLFLDQLSESISLNLFLKASLGNYHGNEKELKNIYVRRVKIKRVDVLSFNYRYKTRDIFKNLSIPEGSDLIGNLISNDFRICTLFTTEKEVIIEHGKKGAISLRERQNISNVKPNLAHDREKKRIIGPEGKTYLQDLKITDQEGNVFKNSQDKYKQINQYIEILSSLIKEISNAGIRNVVDMGSGKGYLTFALYDYLHNVLNLSVNMVGVEFREDLVQLCNGIAEKASFNQLRFEQGSIDSYSSDSIDLLIALHACDTATDDAIYKGIKAKAELIVVAPCCHKQIRREMEKGKAKNSVSFLTKYGIFLERQAEMITDGIRALVLEYFGYKTKVFEFISDVHTPKNVLVVGIKGSVDNNKKTEILAQIEATKDYFGISYHHLEKLLKEEI, from the coding sequence ATGTCGAATCAACTGAATATCCAATTATTTCTGGATCAATTATCTGAAAGCATCTCTTTAAATCTTTTTCTAAAAGCATCTTTAGGCAATTATCATGGCAATGAAAAAGAGCTTAAGAATATATATGTTCGTAGAGTAAAGATTAAGAGAGTAGATGTGCTTTCTTTTAATTATCGTTATAAAACCCGCGATATTTTTAAGAACTTGAGTATCCCGGAAGGTTCTGATTTGATAGGTAATCTGATCAGCAATGATTTTAGGATATGTACACTATTTACTACTGAAAAGGAAGTAATTATTGAACATGGGAAGAAGGGGGCAATTTCCTTAAGAGAACGTCAGAACATTTCTAATGTTAAGCCAAATTTGGCTCATGATAGAGAGAAGAAAAGAATTATCGGGCCAGAGGGAAAAACTTATTTGCAAGATCTAAAAATTACAGATCAGGAAGGGAATGTTTTTAAAAATTCTCAAGACAAGTACAAGCAGATTAATCAGTATATTGAGATTTTGAGCTCTTTGATTAAGGAAATATCAAATGCGGGAATTCGAAATGTTGTGGATATGGGCTCTGGCAAGGGGTATCTCACCTTTGCTCTTTATGATTACTTACATAATGTTCTTAATCTAAGTGTGAATATGGTTGGTGTTGAATTCAGAGAGGACTTAGTACAGTTGTGTAATGGAATTGCTGAAAAGGCAAGCTTTAATCAATTGCGATTTGAGCAAGGGAGCATTGATAGTTATAGTTCTGATTCAATAGATTTGTTAATTGCCCTACATGCTTGCGATACTGCAACCGATGATGCCATTTATAAAGGAATAAAGGCAAAGGCTGAATTAATTGTTGTAGCACCTTGCTGCCATAAGCAGATCAGAAGAGAAATGGAAAAGGGTAAAGCTAAAAATAGTGTTTCCTTTTTAACCAAGTATGGAATATTTCTGGAGCGTCAGGCAGAGATGATAACTGATGGCATTAGGGCATTAGTACTGGAGTATTTTGGTTATAAAACTAAAGTATTTGAATTTATATCAGATGTTCATACCCCTAAAAATGTTTTAGTAGTAGGTATAAAAGGTAGCGTTGATAACAATAAAAAAACTGAGATACTTGCTCAGATAGAGGCGACTAAGGATTATTTTGGAATAAGTTATCATCATCTGGAAAAACTCTTAAAAGAAGAGATTTAA
- a CDS encoding DNA-directed RNA polymerase subunit alpha, whose amino-acid sequence MAILAFQKPDKVIMQKSTDFDGIFEFRPLEPGFGVTIGNALRRILLSSLEGYAITSIRFSGVSHEFSTMKGVVEDLTEIILNLKQVRFKKVGDSGDSEKVFIVVNGQEQFAAGDITKFSNNFEVLNPDFVICNMEKSVTLEVELTINKGRGYVPAEENKINDAVVGVIAIDSIFTPMKNVKYTIENYRVEQKTDYEKLILDISTDGSIHPEEALKEAAKILIQHFMLFSDENLVLESQAKEETKEVDEEILHMRKILKTELVDLDLSVRALNCLKAADIRTLADLVSYDVADMLKFRNFGKKSLTEIQELVKSKSLSFGMNLSKFKLDEE is encoded by the coding sequence ATGGCAATTTTAGCATTTCAGAAACCCGATAAGGTAATCATGCAGAAATCAACAGATTTCGATGGTATATTTGAATTTCGTCCTTTAGAGCCCGGTTTCGGTGTAACAATTGGTAATGCCCTAAGAAGAATATTACTTTCTTCTTTAGAAGGTTATGCCATTACAAGTATTCGTTTTTCTGGCGTATCTCATGAGTTTTCTACAATGAAAGGTGTTGTAGAAGATTTAACTGAAATTATCCTTAATTTAAAACAAGTGCGTTTTAAAAAAGTAGGTGATTCAGGTGATTCTGAGAAAGTTTTTATTGTAGTAAATGGCCAAGAGCAATTTGCTGCAGGAGATATCACTAAATTCTCTAATAACTTTGAAGTTCTTAATCCAGATTTCGTTATCTGTAACATGGAGAAATCTGTTACTTTAGAGGTGGAACTGACCATTAATAAAGGACGTGGTTATGTACCAGCAGAAGAGAACAAAATCAATGATGCTGTAGTTGGAGTTATTGCGATAGACTCGATCTTCACTCCAATGAAAAATGTAAAATACACGATTGAAAACTATCGTGTTGAGCAAAAAACAGATTACGAAAAATTAATATTAGATATTTCTACTGATGGATCTATCCATCCTGAAGAGGCATTAAAAGAAGCTGCTAAGATCTTGATCCAGCACTTTATGTTGTTCTCAGATGAGAATTTAGTATTAGAATCTCAAGCTAAAGAAGAAACTAAGGAAGTTGATGAGGAAATCTTGCATATGCGTAAGATCTTAAAAACTGAATTGGTTGATTTAGACTTATCAGTTCGTGCATTGAATTGCTTAAAAGCAGCTGATATTCGTACTTTAGCTGATTTGGTTTCTTATGATGTAGCTGATATGTTAAAATTCAGAAACTTCGGTAAAAAATCTTTAACAGAGATACAAGAACTTGTAAAATCTAAAAGTTTATCTTTTGGTATGAACTTATCTAAGTTCAAACTGGATGAAGAATAA
- a CDS encoding helicase HerA-like domain-containing protein translates to MSDQSAKFTEKIKASYTPSGSYIYLGAGILDGQVIAEAEVNLSLKMMNRHGLVAGATGTGKTRTLQLLSEQLSDAGVPVFMLDVKGDLSGLNQPGPINPKIEERASQLGRPFSPSGFPVEIFSLSGKLGAQMRATVLEFGPTLLSKILDLNDTQAGVLAVIFKYADDNKLPIIDLNDLKKLVSYLAEGQGAEEIKSSYGKISTATSGTILRKIVTIEQQGLSAMFGERSFDIEDLFTKTDGKGVISLLNISDVQNQPVLYSTYLLSLLAEIFYNMPEAGDLDKPKLVFFFDEAHLLFKNSSKAFLEQIETIIRLIRSKGIGVFFCTQAPTDVPESVLSQLGNRVQHALRAFTPNDVDALKKTVNTYPRSEFYEIDKMLTSLGTGQALITVLNEKGIPTEVAATMLTPPRAIMGPLSAADYNSLIQSSELTAKYQESIDPESAYEILTKRVNDKLAEEESEEIEEAPKKNEKSLVEQVMGATITRQIGKEIVRGIFGMLTGKKPRSSGGKGIFGF, encoded by the coding sequence ATGAGTGATCAATCTGCAAAATTCACAGAAAAAATTAAGGCTTCCTATACACCAAGTGGGTCATACATCTATTTGGGGGCAGGTATTCTGGATGGGCAAGTAATTGCTGAGGCTGAGGTTAACCTTTCGCTAAAGATGATGAACAGGCATGGTCTAGTTGCAGGAGCAACGGGCACAGGAAAAACCCGCACATTACAATTGCTATCAGAACAGCTATCCGACGCAGGTGTACCTGTGTTTATGCTTGATGTAAAAGGAGATTTGTCGGGTCTTAACCAGCCAGGGCCAATCAATCCGAAAATAGAAGAGAGAGCGAGTCAGCTTGGCAGGCCTTTCAGCCCTTCCGGATTCCCTGTCGAGATTTTTTCTCTGTCTGGCAAACTAGGTGCACAAATGCGAGCTACAGTTCTTGAATTTGGCCCCACCCTACTCTCTAAAATTCTTGATTTAAATGATACGCAAGCAGGTGTGCTGGCTGTGATCTTTAAATATGCCGACGATAATAAGTTGCCAATTATTGACCTGAATGATCTTAAAAAATTAGTTTCATATTTAGCCGAAGGTCAAGGCGCCGAGGAGATTAAAAGTTCTTACGGCAAAATATCTACCGCAACTTCTGGAACAATATTAAGAAAGATCGTTACTATTGAACAACAAGGCCTTAGTGCGATGTTTGGCGAACGATCTTTTGACATAGAAGATCTTTTTACCAAAACCGATGGCAAAGGAGTAATTAGTTTACTTAATATCTCAGATGTACAAAACCAGCCTGTACTTTACTCTACTTACCTGCTAAGTTTACTTGCTGAGATTTTCTATAACATGCCTGAGGCGGGAGATTTGGATAAACCTAAACTGGTTTTCTTTTTTGATGAGGCACACTTATTATTTAAAAATTCATCAAAAGCATTCCTTGAGCAGATAGAAACTATTATTAGATTGATCAGATCAAAAGGAATAGGCGTATTTTTCTGTACTCAGGCCCCTACCGATGTCCCTGAGAGCGTATTATCTCAACTTGGGAACCGTGTTCAGCATGCTTTAAGAGCATTTACACCTAACGATGTTGATGCGCTTAAAAAGACTGTAAATACTTATCCCAGATCCGAGTTTTACGAGATTGATAAAATGTTAACTTCATTAGGAACCGGACAGGCATTGATAACTGTATTAAATGAAAAAGGTATCCCAACAGAAGTAGCCGCAACAATGCTTACCCCTCCAAGAGCAATTATGGGTCCTCTTAGTGCTGCAGATTATAATAGCCTTATCCAGTCAAGTGAGCTAACTGCTAAATATCAGGAATCAATTGACCCTGAGAGCGCCTATGAAATTCTAACTAAACGTGTAAATGACAAATTAGCTGAGGAGGAATCAGAAGAAATAGAAGAAGCGCCAAAGAAAAATGAGAAAAGTTTAGTAGAACAGGTAATGGGTGCAACTATAACCAGACAAATAGGAAAAGAAATAGTGCGTGGCATATTTGGTATGCTTACAGGGAAAAAACCTCGCAGCAGTGGTGGAAAGGGAATATTTGGATTTTAA
- a CDS encoding NDP-sugar synthase: protein MKKPTLLILAAGMASRYGSMKQIDGFGPNGETIIDYSIYDAIKAGFGKVVFIIKEEFVENFKAIFEPKLSGKIETDYVFQNFDLKQFGIEEEIYREKPWGTAHAILSGRNVIKEPFCVINADDYYGYDAFKKMVDFLNNEATDSNYSIVGYQIGKTLSDFGSVSRGVCKTNDAAYLEEITERTQVYKKDGGIVYEEKGSEYPLEYNTPVSMNFWGFTPAVFKLTEDLFRVFALENKEKPKAEFFIPLIGENLVKSGAASFKVIPTDSQWFGVTYKEDKPFVQESIDQLVKDGTYPANLWN from the coding sequence ATGAAAAAACCTACCTTATTAATATTAGCAGCTGGCATGGCAAGTCGCTATGGCAGTATGAAACAAATTGATGGCTTTGGCCCCAATGGAGAAACAATTATTGATTATTCTATATACGATGCAATTAAAGCCGGATTTGGCAAAGTAGTTTTCATCATCAAAGAAGAATTTGTAGAAAACTTTAAAGCCATATTTGAACCTAAATTAAGCGGTAAAATTGAAACGGATTATGTTTTCCAAAATTTCGATTTGAAACAATTTGGAATAGAGGAAGAAATCTATCGTGAAAAACCATGGGGAACTGCTCATGCTATTCTATCTGGTAGAAATGTAATTAAAGAGCCTTTTTGCGTAATCAACGCAGATGACTATTATGGCTATGATGCATTTAAAAAAATGGTAGACTTTTTAAATAATGAGGCAACTGATAGTAATTATTCTATTGTTGGTTATCAAATTGGAAAGACGCTATCTGATTTCGGATCTGTATCTCGTGGTGTTTGCAAAACCAATGATGCTGCATATCTTGAAGAAATTACTGAACGCACACAAGTTTATAAAAAAGATGGTGGAATAGTATATGAGGAAAAAGGATCTGAATATCCATTAGAATATAATACCCCTGTTTCTATGAACTTTTGGGGCTTCACTCCAGCAGTTTTTAAACTAACGGAAGATTTATTCAGAGTATTTGCTTTAGAAAATAAAGAAAAACCAAAAGCTGAGTTCTTTATTCCTTTGATTGGTGAGAATCTTGTAAAAAGCGGTGCAGCTTCTTTCAAAGTTATTCCTACGGATAGCCAGTGGTTTGGAGTAACCTATAAAGAAGATAAACCTTTTGTACAGGAATCTATAGATCAGCTGGTAAAAGATGGAACTTACCCTGCTAATCTTTGGAACTAG